The Euzebyales bacterium DNA window GCTCGAGCATCTCGCCGCGCGGCGCCACGCGCTGCGCACGCGTGGTCCACGCGCGGCACAACCACACGAGTGGCGGCATGGTGACGCACCGACCCATCGGCCGCCCTACTTCGATCGGCCGCCCGAGGAGCGGCGGGTGGTGCGGCGCAAGACCTTCGCCCCGCATGCGCTGTCCCCGGCTGAGGCTGCCGAGGAGATGGACCGCCTCGACTACGACTTCCACCTGTTCATGTGCGCCGACACCGGGACGGCGTGTGTGGTGGCGCGCCGCCCCGACGGCCGCACCGCCATCGCGTCGACCGGATCGCTGCCTGCGGCGCAGGGCTGGCTCGCTCCCGAGCCGGCGCCCACGCCGACGCTGGCTGAGGATGAGGCGGTGGCGCTGCTCACCCTCTCGGGCGCTCCGTACGTGTTCTACCGTGACGCGCCAACCGGTGGGGGGGCGGTCATCTAC harbors:
- a CDS encoding HPF/RaiA family ribosome-associated protein produces the protein MDVPVEIVVHSDAGPAIITYAREKISRVTRFVSDPIRSAQVTLRVAGDPARARPVVAQASLDVDGTLVRAHVAAHDMREAIDLLEDRLRDQLEHLAARRHALRTRGPRAAQPHEWRHGDAPTHRPPYFDRPPEERRVVRRKTFAPHALSPAEAAEEMDRLDYDFHLFMCADTGTACVVARRPDGRTAIASTGSLPAAQGWLAPEPAPTPTLAEDEAVALLTLSGAPYVFYRDAPTGGGAVIYRRYDGHYGLITADGATPPTNDVTVATA